From a single Nitrogeniibacter mangrovi genomic region:
- a CDS encoding site-2 protease family protein — translation MEDLISTVAIWALPVLLAITLHEAAHGYVARHFGDPTADMLGRITLNPLKHIDPVGTVLVPGMILAIGALTGGTGFLFGWAKPVPVDFSRLRNPKKDMFWVAAAGPAANLLMTFMWAALLKLAIVMPDNGYRLALASMADAGITINLILMVLNLLPIPPLDGGRIAVSLLPMPQAAAWARIEPYGFPILIILLMTGVLGQVLGPLIGFLSYFLSLVFGF, via the coding sequence ATGGAAGATCTGATATCCACGGTGGCGATCTGGGCGCTGCCCGTGTTGCTGGCCATCACGCTGCACGAGGCGGCGCATGGCTATGTGGCGCGGCATTTCGGCGACCCCACCGCGGACATGCTCGGGCGCATCACCCTCAATCCGCTCAAGCACATCGACCCGGTGGGTACGGTGCTGGTGCCGGGGATGATCCTCGCCATCGGCGCGCTCACCGGCGGCACCGGCTTTCTGTTCGGCTGGGCCAAGCCGGTGCCGGTGGACTTCTCCCGCCTGCGCAACCCCAAGAAGGACATGTTCTGGGTGGCGGCGGCCGGCCCGGCGGCCAATCTGCTCATGACCTTCATGTGGGCGGCACTGCTCAAGCTGGCCATCGTGATGCCCGACAACGGCTACCGGCTGGCGCTGGCGAGCATGGCCGACGCCGGCATCACCATCAACCTGATCCTGATGGTGCTCAACCTGCTGCCGATTCCGCCGCTGGACGGCGGCCGGATTGCGGTGAGTCTGCTGCCCATGCCACAGGCAGCCGCCTGGGCCCGGATCGAGCCCTATGGCTTCCCGATCCTGATCATCCTCCTGATGACCGGCGTGCTGGGCCAAGTTCTTGGCCCGCTGATCGGGTTTTTAAGTTACTTTCTTTCACTCGTTTTCGGATTCTGA
- a CDS encoding tryptophan--tRNA ligase yields MYAERVLSGMRPTGRLHLGHYHGVLKNWVKLQAEYPCLFFVADWHALTTNYDSPLVIGESVWDMVIDWLAAGVDPAQATIFIQSRVPEHAELHLLLSMMCPLGWLERVPTYKDQQEKLTDKDLSTYGFLGYPLLQSADILIYRADKVPVGEDQVPHVELTREVARRFNHLYGREPGFEDKAKEAVKKLGRKRAKLYEESRTRYQQNGEDGALDQGKALIDDSQSLSHGDRERLFGYLEGSGKMILAEPGALLTEAARMPGLDGQKMSKSYGNTIFLREDSESVAKKIRTMQTDPARVRLTDPGDPDKCPVWQFHLIYSDDETRQWADKGCRSAGIGCLECKQPVLDAIQKEQDRMRERAQPYLDDPTLVRSIVADGCERARKLAQETMRDVREAMGLDYS; encoded by the coding sequence ATGTACGCAGAACGCGTTCTCTCCGGCATGCGGCCGACCGGTCGCCTCCATCTGGGTCACTACCACGGCGTCTTGAAGAACTGGGTCAAGCTGCAGGCGGAGTACCCCTGCCTGTTCTTCGTCGCCGACTGGCACGCGCTGACCACCAACTACGACAGCCCGCTGGTGATCGGCGAGAGCGTATGGGACATGGTGATCGACTGGCTCGCCGCCGGGGTGGACCCTGCGCAGGCGACCATCTTCATCCAGTCGCGGGTGCCCGAGCATGCCGAACTGCATCTGCTGCTGTCGATGATGTGTCCGCTGGGCTGGCTGGAACGGGTGCCCACCTACAAGGACCAGCAGGAGAAGCTCACCGACAAGGATCTGTCCACCTACGGCTTCCTCGGCTATCCGCTGCTGCAGTCGGCCGACATCCTGATCTACCGCGCCGACAAGGTGCCGGTGGGCGAGGACCAGGTGCCGCACGTGGAATTGACCCGCGAGGTCGCGCGCCGCTTCAACCACCTCTATGGCCGCGAGCCCGGCTTCGAGGACAAGGCGAAGGAGGCGGTCAAGAAGCTCGGCCGCAAGCGCGCCAAGCTGTACGAAGAGTCGCGCACCCGCTACCAGCAGAACGGCGAGGACGGTGCGCTGGACCAGGGCAAGGCGCTCATCGACGACTCCCAGAGCCTCTCCCACGGCGATCGCGAGCGGCTGTTCGGCTATCTGGAAGGCAGCGGCAAGATGATCCTCGCCGAGCCGGGGGCGCTGCTCACCGAAGCGGCCCGCATGCCGGGACTGGACGGGCAGAAGATGTCCAAGAGCTACGGCAACACCATCTTCCTGCGCGAAGACAGCGAGTCGGTGGCGAAAAAGATCCGCACCATGCAGACCGACCCGGCCCGTGTCCGGCTCACCGATCCGGGCGATCCGGACAAGTGCCCGGTGTGGCAGTTCCACCTCATCTATTCGGACGACGAGACCCGGCAGTGGGCCGACAAGGGCTGCCGCAGCGCCGGTATCGGCTGCCTGGAGTGCAAGCAGCCGGTGCTCGACGCGATCCAGAAAGAGCAGGACCGCATGCGCGAGCGTGCCCAGCCCTATCTGGACGACCCGACCCTGGTGCGCAGCATCGTCGCCGACGGCTGCGAACGCGCCCGCAAGCTCGCGCAGGAGACCATGCGCGATGTGCGCGAGGCGATGGGTCTGGACTACAGCTGA
- a CDS encoding pseudouridine synthase translates to MSNGAEGEAPGRRRRGGARRKNGEGAAPGGTPASAPAGQEASQGKGRSKNRKNARKGNGSARPNGNGNGGHQPNGNVAPRSGGQKAAAKGGKPKAGPKNGGQKGGGRNVPDAFAVPERLNKALAAIGVASRRDIEEMIIAGRISVNEMPAGIGQKVTPTDRVRVNGKLVQLRFEKKVPRVLIYHKPEGEIVSRDDPEGRTSVFEGLPKLRHGRWISVGRLDFNTSGLLLFTDDGALANRLMHPRYEMEREYAVRILGELTEEQIKQLTTGVELSDGVAKFMSLEDRGGEGANHWYHVILAEGRNREVRRMFEAMELTVSRLMRVRYGPVLLPSRVKRGQFEDLDEALVCQLAGIEPPQGGQGDAQGRKRQPRSKSRKTRR, encoded by the coding sequence GTGTCGAACGGCGCCGAGGGCGAAGCGCCCGGCCGGCGTCGCCGTGGCGGTGCGCGGCGCAAGAACGGCGAGGGTGCCGCTCCGGGCGGTACGCCAGCCAGCGCGCCCGCGGGGCAGGAGGCGTCCCAGGGCAAGGGGCGCTCGAAGAATCGGAAGAACGCCCGTAAGGGCAACGGCAGTGCCCGCCCGAACGGAAACGGGAATGGAGGCCATCAGCCCAATGGCAATGTTGCGCCCCGCAGCGGTGGCCAGAAGGCCGCCGCCAAGGGAGGCAAGCCCAAGGCCGGGCCGAAGAACGGCGGGCAGAAGGGCGGTGGGCGCAACGTGCCCGACGCTTTCGCGGTGCCCGAACGGCTCAACAAGGCCCTGGCCGCCATCGGCGTTGCCTCGCGGCGTGACATCGAGGAGATGATCATCGCCGGGCGCATCTCGGTGAACGAGATGCCGGCGGGCATCGGCCAGAAGGTGACCCCGACCGATCGTGTGCGTGTCAACGGCAAGCTCGTGCAACTGCGCTTCGAGAAGAAAGTGCCTCGCGTGCTGATCTATCACAAGCCGGAAGGCGAGATCGTCTCGCGGGACGATCCGGAAGGCCGCACGTCCGTTTTCGAAGGGCTGCCGAAGCTGCGTCACGGCCGCTGGATCTCGGTGGGGCGTCTCGATTTCAATACCTCGGGCCTGCTCCTGTTTACCGACGACGGCGCTCTCGCCAACCGTCTCATGCACCCGCGTTACGAAATGGAGCGTGAGTACGCGGTGCGCATCCTCGGCGAACTGACCGAAGAACAGATCAAGCAGCTGACGACCGGTGTGGAGTTGTCGGATGGCGTGGCGAAGTTCATGAGCCTGGAAGACCGCGGGGGCGAGGGGGCCAATCACTGGTATCACGTCATCCTCGCCGAAGGGCGCAACCGCGAAGTGCGCCGCATGTTCGAGGCCATGGAGCTGACCGTCAGCCGTCTGATGCGTGTGCGCTACGGCCCCGTGTTGCTGCCCAGCCGCGTCAAGCGCGGCCAGTTCGAGGACCTGGACGAAGCCCTGGTGTGCCAGCTGGCCGGCATCGAGCCGCCCCAGGGGGGGCAGGGCGATGCCCAGGGGCGCAAGCGTCAGCCGCGAAGCAAATCGAGAAAAACCCGCCGGTGA
- the rimP gene encoding ribosome maturation factor RimP, translated as MDLHGLVEQVVSGLGFELVDFDTSPKSRLLRVFIDIERGITVDDCAAVSNQLTRVFEVENVDYDRLEVSSPGLDRPLKKPADFERFAGETIQLRTHLPINDGNQRNFSGVLKGFKDGKVLLALAQGDIEIPFEEVEKARLVPQF; from the coding sequence ATGGATCTGCACGGTCTGGTCGAACAGGTGGTCAGCGGGTTGGGCTTCGAATTGGTGGACTTCGATACGTCCCCCAAATCGCGGCTGCTGCGCGTGTTCATCGACATCGAGCGCGGCATCACGGTGGATGACTGTGCTGCGGTCAGCAACCAGCTGACCCGGGTCTTCGAGGTCGAGAACGTCGATTACGATCGCCTCGAAGTGTCCTCGCCCGGCCTCGATCGCCCGCTCAAGAAGCCAGCCGATTTCGAGCGCTTCGCGGGCGAGACGATCCAGTTGCGTACCCATCTGCCCATCAACGACGGAAATCAGCGGAATTTTTCGGGGGTGCTGAAAGGCTTCAAGGACGGTAAGGTGTTGCTCGCGCTGGCGCAGGGCGACATCGAGATTCCGTTCGAAGAGGTTGAAAAGGCACGCCTGGTCCCCCAATTTTGA
- the truB gene encoding tRNA pseudouridine(55) synthase TruB gives MLLLDKPVGISSNAALQRARRALGAAKAGHTGTLDPLASGLLPLAFGESTKFSQSLLDADKAYEAVVCLGVSTTTGDAEGEVLARAPVEASFADVEDAAAGFRGEIEQLPPMYSALKHAGRPLYEYAREGIDIERKRRRVTIYDLVCAPIDATHFRMTVRCSKGTYVRTLGEDIGHALGCGAHLSALRRTAIGAFCIDEAIGLDVVEAAGLDARAHLLPVDALIGELPRLDLNDDDARRLLHGQSTELAQVAAGRYRLYADDRFLGLGEVDGAGVLSSCRLVSTLVQS, from the coding sequence GTGTTGCTGCTCGACAAACCGGTGGGCATCAGCTCCAACGCCGCCCTGCAGCGTGCGCGCCGTGCGCTCGGTGCCGCCAAGGCCGGCCATACCGGTACCCTGGATCCGCTCGCCTCCGGCCTGCTGCCGCTGGCGTTCGGCGAGTCCACCAAGTTTTCCCAGAGCCTGCTCGACGCGGATAAGGCCTACGAGGCTGTCGTTTGCCTCGGTGTCTCCACGACCACGGGCGACGCGGAAGGCGAAGTGCTCGCACGCGCGCCGGTAGAGGCCAGCTTCGCTGACGTCGAGGACGCCGCCGCGGGTTTCCGCGGCGAGATCGAGCAGCTGCCGCCGATGTACTCCGCGCTCAAGCATGCCGGCCGGCCATTGTACGAATACGCACGCGAGGGCATCGACATCGAGCGCAAGCGGCGCCGCGTCACCATCTACGATCTGGTCTGCGCGCCGATTGACGCCACCCATTTCCGGATGACAGTGCGCTGCAGCAAGGGCACCTACGTGCGGACCCTGGGCGAGGACATCGGTCACGCCCTGGGGTGCGGCGCCCACCTGAGCGCGCTGCGCCGTACGGCGATCGGCGCTTTCTGCATCGACGAGGCGATCGGGCTCGACGTGGTCGAAGCGGCCGGGCTTGACGCTCGGGCGCATCTGCTCCCGGTCGATGCCCTGATCGGTGAGTTGCCACGCCTCGACTTGAACGACGATGACGCGCGCCGTCTGCTCCACGGGCAGTCGACCGAGCTCGCGCAGGTGGCCGCGGGCCGATACCGGCTCTACGCCGATGATCGCTTCCTCGGGCTCGGGGAAGTGGATGGCGCCGGGGTACTGAGCTCGTGCCGTCTCGTGAGCACGCTGGTGCAAAGCTGA
- the rbfA gene encoding 30S ribosome-binding factor RbfA, whose product MPRDFSRAQRVGEQIRRELAELLRLEVKDPRVGFITLTDVEVSADFAHAKVFFTSMTGQEGLDEILVGLRRASGFLRRELGRRIRIHQTPELHWHYDASVERGMALSSLIDKAVEEDRARSGDEDEQD is encoded by the coding sequence ATGCCACGCGACTTTTCACGCGCACAACGGGTCGGAGAGCAGATTCGGCGGGAGTTGGCCGAACTGCTCCGACTCGAGGTCAAGGACCCGCGCGTCGGCTTCATCACCCTCACGGATGTCGAGGTCAGCGCGGACTTCGCCCATGCGAAGGTGTTCTTCACCAGCATGACCGGCCAGGAGGGGCTCGACGAGATCCTCGTCGGGTTGCGACGCGCCTCGGGTTTCCTGCGGCGCGAGCTGGGGCGGCGGATCCGCATCCACCAGACCCCCGAACTGCACTGGCATTACGATGCCTCGGTCGAGCGGGGCATGGCCCTGTCCTCGCTGATCGACAAGGCGGTCGAGGAAGACCGTGCCCGCAGCGGCGACGAGGACGAGCAGGACTGA
- the infB gene encoding translation initiation factor IF-2, with protein sequence MEQMSVTQFAGELKMPAAALLDQLKKAGVEISGADDTLTEQDKAKLLEYLRRAHGDDKPKSKITLTRKQTSEIKATDSTGRARTVQVQVRKKRVFVKRDELLAEADAAREALDAEQAEMVEAPVEEAVSAPAAEVPAEPVLEAQPEPVVEPEPVVEPEPEPEPEVTAEVASEPEAVEEADEVVEEAEVESEAGAEAPAPKKRVRRVQISELLNPEEIKAREDESRRHAELLARQAADRKVREEREAAVRAAAERAKAEAERAKAEPGDAAKGAHTLHKPRKEEGRKDERRADDSSKRRTLKTRGGDTGGDWRGGKRGGRNQRHQREAQNTNTFKAPIDPVVHEVHVPETITVADLAHKMAIKATEVIKALMKMGSMVTINQVLDQETAMIIVEEMGHKAFAAKLDDPDAFLEDQEDTSDVPEKPRAPVVTVMGHVDHGKTSLLDYIRAAKVASGEAGGITQHIGAYHVETEKGMITFLDTPGHEAFTAMRARGAKATDIVVLVVAADDGVMPQTREAIHHAQAAGVPLVVAVNKIDKEAANPERVKQELVAEGVVPEEYGGEAMFVPVSAKTGQGIDDLLDGILLQAEVLELKSQYETPAKGLIVEARLDKGRGAVATLLVQSGTLRKGDVLLVGATFGRVRAMLDENGNPIEEAGPSIPVEILGLSDVPAAGDEAIVLADERKAREIALFRQGKFRDVKLAKQQAAKLESMFEQMSEGETKTLPLIIKADVQGSQEALVHALQKLSTDEVRVNVIHAAVGGITESDINLAQASGAVVIGFNTRADAGARRLSETFGIDIRYYNIIYDAVDEVKNALSGMLAPEKREEIIGLVEIRQVFTVSKVGSIAGCYVLEGHVKRDSKVRLLRDNVVVHTGDLDSLKRFKDDVKEVKSGFECGLTLKNYNDIQEGDQLEIFEVREVARSL encoded by the coding sequence ATGGAACAAATGAGCGTCACCCAATTTGCCGGCGAGCTGAAAATGCCGGCAGCCGCGCTGCTCGATCAGTTGAAGAAGGCTGGTGTTGAGATCAGTGGGGCGGACGATACGCTGACGGAACAGGACAAGGCCAAGCTGCTCGAGTACCTGCGTCGCGCCCATGGCGACGACAAACCGAAATCGAAGATCACGCTGACGCGCAAGCAGACCAGCGAGATCAAGGCGACCGACTCGACCGGGCGGGCACGGACCGTGCAGGTCCAGGTGCGCAAGAAGCGCGTGTTCGTCAAGCGCGACGAATTGCTCGCCGAGGCCGATGCCGCCCGCGAAGCGCTCGACGCGGAGCAGGCCGAGATGGTCGAGGCGCCGGTCGAGGAGGCTGTGTCGGCACCGGCGGCCGAAGTGCCGGCCGAGCCGGTACTCGAGGCGCAACCCGAGCCGGTGGTCGAGCCGGAACCTGTCGTCGAGCCGGAACCCGAACCCGAACCCGAGGTGACGGCCGAGGTCGCGTCCGAACCCGAAGCGGTGGAAGAAGCCGACGAGGTGGTCGAAGAGGCCGAAGTCGAGAGCGAGGCCGGCGCCGAGGCGCCGGCGCCCAAGAAGCGGGTGCGTCGCGTTCAGATCAGCGAGTTGCTCAATCCGGAAGAGATCAAGGCGCGCGAGGACGAGTCGCGTCGCCATGCCGAACTGCTGGCCCGTCAGGCCGCGGACCGCAAGGTGCGCGAAGAGCGCGAAGCGGCGGTCCGGGCGGCGGCGGAGCGTGCCAAGGCCGAGGCGGAGCGCGCCAAGGCCGAGCCGGGCGACGCCGCCAAGGGCGCGCACACCCTGCACAAACCGCGCAAGGAAGAAGGCCGAAAGGACGAACGCCGTGCGGACGACAGCAGCAAGCGGCGGACCCTCAAGACCCGCGGCGGCGATACCGGTGGCGATTGGCGTGGCGGCAAGCGTGGTGGTCGCAACCAGCGTCACCAGCGCGAAGCGCAGAACACCAACACCTTCAAAGCCCCGATCGATCCGGTGGTGCACGAGGTGCATGTGCCCGAGACCATCACCGTGGCCGATCTGGCCCACAAGATGGCCATCAAGGCGACCGAGGTCATCAAGGCGCTCATGAAGATGGGCTCCATGGTCACGATCAACCAGGTGCTGGACCAGGAAACGGCGATGATCATCGTCGAGGAAATGGGCCACAAGGCCTTCGCCGCCAAGCTGGACGATCCGGACGCCTTCCTCGAGGACCAGGAAGACACCTCGGATGTGCCCGAGAAGCCCCGCGCGCCGGTGGTGACCGTGATGGGTCACGTCGACCACGGCAAGACCTCGCTGCTCGATTACATCCGGGCGGCAAAGGTGGCTTCCGGCGAGGCCGGCGGCATTACCCAGCACATCGGTGCCTATCACGTCGAGACCGAGAAAGGCATGATCACCTTCCTCGACACCCCGGGTCACGAGGCCTTCACGGCCATGCGTGCGCGCGGTGCCAAGGCCACGGATATCGTGGTGCTGGTGGTGGCCGCGGACGACGGCGTCATGCCGCAGACCCGTGAGGCCATCCACCACGCACAGGCGGCAGGTGTGCCGCTGGTGGTGGCGGTCAACAAGATCGACAAGGAAGCGGCCAACCCCGAACGCGTCAAGCAGGAACTGGTGGCCGAGGGGGTCGTGCCGGAAGAATACGGTGGCGAGGCGATGTTCGTCCCCGTCTCGGCCAAGACCGGCCAGGGCATCGACGATCTGCTCGACGGTATCCTGCTGCAGGCCGAGGTGCTGGAGCTCAAGTCCCAATACGAGACCCCGGCCAAGGGCCTGATCGTGGAAGCCCGCCTCGACAAGGGGCGTGGTGCGGTGGCGACCCTGCTGGTGCAGTCCGGCACCCTGCGCAAGGGCGACGTGCTGCTGGTCGGCGCGACCTTCGGGCGCGTGCGTGCCATGCTGGACGAGAACGGCAACCCGATCGAGGAGGCCGGTCCGTCCATCCCGGTGGAGATCCTCGGTCTGTCGGATGTGCCGGCGGCCGGTGACGAAGCCATCGTGCTGGCCGACGAGCGCAAGGCGCGCGAGATCGCCCTGTTCCGTCAGGGCAAGTTCCGCGACGTCAAGCTGGCCAAACAGCAGGCCGCCAAGCTCGAGAGCATGTTCGAGCAGATGTCCGAGGGCGAAACCAAGACCCTGCCGCTCATCATCAAGGCGGACGTCCAGGGTTCCCAGGAAGCACTCGTGCATGCGCTGCAGAAACTGTCCACGGATGAGGTCCGGGTCAATGTCATCCACGCGGCCGTGGGCGGCATCACGGAATCGGACATCAACCTGGCGCAGGCGTCCGGTGCCGTCGTGATCGGGTTCAACACCCGGGCCGATGCCGGCGCCCGGCGTCTGTCCGAGACCTTCGGTATCGACATTCGCTACTACAACATCATCTACGACGCTGTCGATGAGGTGAAGAACGCCCTGTCCGGCATGCTGGCGCCGGAGAAGCGCGAGGAAATCATCGGTCTGGTCGAGATCCGTCAGGTCTTCACCGTCTCGAAGGTGGGCTCGATCGCGGGTTGTTATGTCCTCGAAGGTCACGTCAAGCGCGACTCCAAGGTGCGTCTGCTGCGCGACAACGTGGTGGTGCACACCGGCGATCTCGATTCGCTCAAGCGCTTCAAGGACGATGTGAAGGAAGTGAAGTCCGGTTTCGAGTGCGGTCTGACCCTGAAGAACTACAACGACATTCAGGAAGGCGACCAGCTGGAAATCTTCGAAGTGCGCGAAGTGGCCCGGAGCCTGTAA
- the scpB gene encoding SMC-Scp complex subunit ScpB, whose protein sequence is MQEPSTPEAYKQILEAALLSASVPRPVAVLRRLFAEDPGPEMVRKLLDELREEWQGRSVELVQTAGGWRFQTRAELQVFLDRLKDEKPPKYSRAVLETLAIIAYRQPVTRGDIEEIRGVTVSTNVIKTLESRGWIDVVGHRDTPGRPALLATTRRFLDELGLRSLTELPPLTEIERIMDLVELPESDSTDAASATAQTSEH, encoded by the coding sequence ATGCAGGAACCGAGCACGCCTGAGGCGTACAAGCAGATCCTGGAGGCGGCGCTGCTCAGCGCGAGCGTGCCGCGGCCGGTTGCGGTGCTGCGGCGCCTGTTCGCCGAGGATCCCGGGCCCGAGATGGTCCGCAAGCTGCTCGACGAACTGCGCGAGGAATGGCAGGGGCGCAGCGTGGAACTGGTGCAGACGGCCGGTGGCTGGCGCTTCCAGACCCGGGCCGAGCTGCAGGTGTTTCTCGACCGGTTGAAGGACGAGAAGCCGCCGAAGTATTCGCGTGCCGTGCTCGAGACGCTGGCGATCATCGCGTATCGCCAGCCCGTGACGCGAGGTGACATCGAGGAGATCCGTGGGGTCACGGTCTCGACGAATGTCATCAAGACGCTGGAGAGTCGTGGCTGGATCGACGTGGTCGGTCACCGCGACACGCCGGGACGACCGGCCTTGTTGGCGACGACCCGTCGTTTTCTCGACGAGCTGGGTCTGCGCAGCCTGACCGAGCTGCCGCCACTGACTGAAATTGAAAGGATCATGGACCTTGTCGAACTCCCCGAATCCGACAGCACCGACGCGGCGTCCGCGACGGCGCAAACCTCAGAACACTGA
- the nusA gene encoding transcription termination factor NusA: MSREILLLVDALAREKNVEKDIVFAALESALASATKKRIHDDADVRVSIDRETGDYESFRRWLVLPDAEVENDEAQMGIIDAREEVADIEVGEYIEEALEPIDFGRIGAQAAKQVILQKIRDAEREQVLNDFLDRKEFLVSGSIKRMERGNAIIEVGRLEAVLPRDQMIQKENLRVGDRVKAYLLRIDRNARGPQLILSRTAPEFLAKLFELEVPEIEDGLLEIKACARDPGLRAKIAVQAHDQRIDPIGTCVGLRGSRVTAVRNEISGEQIDIIVWSPDPAEFVIAALQPAEVTSIVVDEETHAMDVVVDENNLAIAIGRSGQNVKLASELTGWSINLMSEQESAERADEERSELRNLFMERLDVDEEVADILIDEGFTSMEEIAYVPLSEMLEIEAFDEDTVNELRNRARNVLLTEAIVTEEQLEKVADDLIGLEGMEKELAAQLATHGIHTRDDLADLATDELVEMTGIEEAKAVELITEARAHWFE, from the coding sequence ATGAGCCGCGAAATCCTGCTGCTTGTCGATGCGCTGGCGCGTGAAAAAAACGTGGAAAAGGATATCGTTTTTGCCGCGCTCGAGTCGGCGCTCGCCTCGGCGACCAAGAAGCGTATCCACGACGATGCCGATGTGCGCGTGTCCATCGACCGCGAGACCGGCGACTACGAGTCGTTCCGTCGCTGGCTGGTGCTGCCCGACGCTGAAGTCGAGAACGACGAGGCCCAGATGGGCATCATCGATGCGCGTGAAGAGGTGGCCGACATCGAGGTGGGTGAATACATCGAGGAAGCCCTCGAACCCATCGATTTCGGCCGTATCGGCGCCCAGGCTGCGAAGCAGGTGATCCTGCAGAAGATCCGTGACGCCGAGCGCGAACAGGTGCTCAACGACTTTCTCGACCGCAAGGAATTCCTCGTCTCCGGCAGCATCAAGCGCATGGAGCGGGGCAACGCCATCATCGAGGTGGGGCGTCTCGAGGCGGTGCTGCCGCGCGACCAGATGATCCAGAAGGAAAACCTGCGCGTGGGCGACCGCGTCAAGGCCTACTTGCTGCGCATCGACCGCAATGCCCGCGGCCCGCAGCTGATCCTGTCGCGCACGGCGCCCGAGTTCCTGGCCAAGCTGTTCGAGCTCGAAGTGCCCGAGATCGAGGACGGTCTGCTGGAGATCAAGGCCTGCGCCCGCGATCCGGGTCTGCGTGCCAAGATCGCCGTGCAGGCGCACGATCAGCGCATCGACCCGATCGGCACCTGCGTCGGTCTGCGGGGCTCCCGCGTGACCGCGGTGCGCAACGAGATCAGCGGCGAGCAGATCGACATTATCGTGTGGTCGCCGGATCCGGCCGAGTTCGTGATCGCGGCGCTGCAGCCGGCGGAAGTCACCTCCATCGTGGTCGATGAGGAAACCCACGCCATGGACGTGGTGGTCGACGAGAACAATCTGGCCATCGCGATCGGCCGGAGCGGCCAGAACGTGAAGCTCGCCTCCGAGCTGACGGGTTGGTCCATCAACCTGATGAGCGAGCAGGAGTCGGCGGAGCGGGCCGATGAAGAGCGCAGCGAACTGCGCAACCTGTTCATGGAACGCCTGGATGTCGACGAGGAAGTCGCCGACATCCTCATCGACGAAGGCTTCACGTCGATGGAAGAGATTGCTTACGTGCCCTTGTCCGAAATGCTCGAGATCGAGGCTTTCGACGAGGACACGGTCAACGAGCTGAGAAATCGTGCGCGTAACGTGCTGCTCACCGAAGCCATCGTGACCGAAGAGCAGCTGGAGAAAGTGGCGGACGACCTGATCGGCCTGGAAGGGATGGAGAAGGAGCTGGCAGCCCAGCTGGCGACTCACGGCATCCACACCCGGGACGATCTGGCCGATCTGGCCACGGATGAGTTGGTGGAAATGACCGGTATCGAAGAAGCGAAAGCGGTCGAGTTGATTACCGAGGCTCGCGCGCACTGGTTCGAGTAA
- the rpsO gene encoding 30S ribosomal protein S15 produces the protein MALDTAQKAQIVGDYQRAQGDTGSPEVQVALLTARINGLTDHFKANAKDHHSRRGLLKMVSQRRKLLDYLKRTNADSYRTLIERLGLRK, from the coding sequence ATGGCTCTCGATACCGCACAAAAAGCGCAGATCGTTGGTGACTACCAGCGCGCGCAGGGCGATACCGGCTCCCCTGAAGTTCAGGTGGCGCTGTTGACGGCCCGCATCAACGGCCTGACCGATCATTTCAAGGCCAACGCAAAAGATCACCACTCCCGCCGCGGGCTGCTGAAAATGGTCAGCCAGCGTCGCAAGCTGCTCGACTACCTGAAGCGGACCAACGCTGACAGCTACCGCACCCTGATCGAGCGTCTCGGTCTGCGCAAGTAA
- a CDS encoding segregation and condensation protein A, whose translation MSTPELPLAPVETPAQIAAVARLYGEPMLAFPTDLYIPPDALEVILDAFEGPLDLLLYLIRKANVNILDIPMAPLTAQYLEYVEAMRQHNLELAAEYLLMAAMLLEIKSRMLLPRPPKAMEEEEDPRAELVRRLLDYEQMKLAAAKLDAIPRVDRDFEWVGVFVAEKVIERLPEVSLHDLQLAWLRIVRQARLTQHHQIRKEALSVREHMSRILRTLQGGSYVVFDTLFEPAEGAPHLVVSFLAVLELVKEKLVHVTQNTAFAPIYVKLNDAGTEHA comes from the coding sequence ATGTCCACCCCCGAGCTGCCGCTCGCGCCCGTCGAGACGCCGGCGCAGATCGCGGCGGTGGCGCGCCTGTACGGCGAGCCCATGCTGGCGTTCCCGACCGACCTGTACATCCCGCCCGATGCACTGGAAGTCATCCTCGACGCCTTCGAGGGGCCGCTGGATCTGCTGCTCTACCTGATCCGCAAGGCCAACGTGAACATCCTCGACATTCCCATGGCGCCCCTCACGGCGCAGTATCTGGAATACGTCGAGGCGATGCGCCAGCACAACCTGGAACTGGCGGCCGAATACCTGCTCATGGCGGCCATGCTGCTCGAGATCAAGTCGCGCATGCTGTTGCCTCGCCCCCCGAAGGCCATGGAGGAAGAGGAAGATCCGCGTGCAGAACTGGTACGACGCCTGTTAGACTACGAACAGATGAAGCTGGCTGCGGCCAAGCTCGATGCCATCCCCCGCGTCGATCGTGATTTCGAATGGGTGGGGGTGTTTGTGGCGGAGAAGGTCATCGAACGGCTCCCCGAAGTCAGCCTCCATGACCTTCAGTTGGCCTGGTTGAGGATAGTGCGCCAGGCACGATTGACCCAGCATCACCAGATCAGGAAGGAAGCCCTCTCGGTGCGCGAGCACATGAGCCGGATCCTGCGTACCCTTCAGGGCGGCAGCTACGTGGTGTTCGACACCCTGTTCGAGCCGGCCGAAGGCGCGCCGCATCTGGTGGTCAGTTTTCTGGCGGTGCTCGAACTGGTGAAGGAAAAGCTGGTGCATGTGACGCAGAACACGGCATTTGCACCCATTTACGTCAAGCTGAACGATGCAGGAACCGAGCACGCCTGA